One bacterium DNA window includes the following coding sequences:
- a CDS encoding metalloregulator ArsR/SmtB family transcription factor, with protein sequence MTLSNRQYKDAIYDQLARLGKAVASPTRLELLDLLCQGPRTVESLARQAGQSVANTSKNLRLLHGARLVETERRGTYVTYRLAGDEVCDLFRTLRELAELRLTEVEAITRDFLESRETLEPVDREELIRRVRDGEALVLDVRPREEYETAHIAGALSAPLSELEGLLAELPRDKQIVAYCRGPYCVMSIDAVRLLRKEGFEAARLEDGVPDWRAHGLEVEAAGAQS encoded by the coding sequence ATGACTCTCTCCAACCGCCAGTACAAAGACGCCATCTACGACCAGCTCGCCAGGTTGGGGAAGGCCGTGGCCAGCCCGACCCGTCTGGAGCTCCTCGACCTCCTGTGCCAGGGGCCGCGGACGGTCGAATCCTTGGCTCGTCAAGCCGGCCAGAGCGTCGCCAACACGTCCAAGAACCTGCGCCTGCTACACGGCGCCCGCCTGGTCGAGACCGAGAGGCGGGGCACCTACGTGACCTACCGCCTGGCGGGCGATGAAGTCTGCGATCTGTTCCGCACTTTGCGAGAGCTCGCCGAGCTGCGTCTCACCGAGGTCGAGGCGATTACGCGAGACTTCCTCGAGTCGCGAGAGACCCTCGAGCCGGTCGATCGCGAAGAGCTGATCCGCCGAGTTCGCGACGGCGAGGCGCTGGTTCTCGATGTCAGGCCGCGTGAGGAATACGAAACCGCGCACATCGCGGGGGCTCTCTCGGCACCACTTTCCGAACTCGAGGGCCTCCTCGCGGAGTTGCCCCGGGACAAGCAGATCGTCGCCTACTGCCGGGGCCCCTACTGCGTCATGTCGATTGACGCGGTACGTCTTCTCCGCAAGGAAGGCTTCGAGGCCGCGCGGCTCGAGGACGGGGTCCCCGACTGGCGCGCCCACGGGCTCGAGGTCGAAGCCGCTGGAGCCCAGTCGTGA
- a CDS encoding sterol desaturase family protein, with protein MTDWLLSHEPALRLGSFTAVFAIMALWELIAERRDLGQSRSKRWFANLGISVVDSLLVRLLFPAAAVGLALVAESEGWGLLHRIDLPFALAVIASVILLDLAIYLQHVMFHAVPVLWRLHMVHHSDQDFDLTTGIRFHPVEIVLSIVIKFAVIAALGPPPAAVFLFAVLLNATSMFNHGNVRLPIGFDRWLRWILVTPDMHRVHHSVEIDESNSNFGFNLPWWDRLFGTYRAQPRAGHEGMQLGVEQLEQPEPRGLLGLLVLPFTGGTGRYAIGERNATESSSTAERSGSS; from the coding sequence GTGACGGACTGGCTCCTTTCGCACGAGCCCGCCCTCCGGCTGGGCTCGTTCACTGCGGTCTTCGCGATCATGGCGTTGTGGGAGCTCATCGCCGAACGCCGTGACCTCGGTCAGTCGCGTTCTAAGCGCTGGTTCGCCAATCTCGGCATCTCGGTTGTCGACTCGCTTCTGGTGCGCCTTCTCTTCCCGGCCGCAGCCGTGGGTCTCGCTCTTGTCGCCGAGAGCGAGGGCTGGGGGCTCCTCCACCGGATCGATCTCCCCTTCGCCCTCGCCGTTATCGCGTCCGTGATTCTCCTCGATCTCGCCATCTACCTGCAGCACGTCATGTTCCACGCGGTGCCCGTACTCTGGCGCCTCCACATGGTCCACCATTCGGATCAGGACTTCGATCTGACCACCGGAATCCGCTTCCACCCGGTCGAGATCGTCCTCTCCATCGTCATCAAGTTCGCGGTCATCGCGGCCCTCGGCCCACCGCCCGCCGCGGTCTTTCTCTTTGCGGTGCTGCTCAACGCAACCTCCATGTTCAATCACGGCAACGTCCGTCTCCCGATCGGGTTCGACCGCTGGCTGCGCTGGATCCTCGTCACTCCCGATATGCATCGCGTCCACCACTCGGTCGAGATCGACGAAAGCAACAGCAACTTCGGCTTCAACCTACCGTGGTGGGATCGGCTCTTCGGCACCTACCGCGCCCAGCCTCGAGCCGGCCATGAGGGGATGCAGCTCGGCGTCGAGCAGCTCGAACAACCCGAACCGCGAGGTCTTCTCGGCCTGCTCGTCCTGCCCTTCACCGGGGGCACAGGTCGCTACGCCATCGGCGAACGCAACGCCACCGAGTCCTCCAGCACGGCGGAAAGGAGCGGAAGCTCGTGA
- a CDS encoding TetR/AcrR family transcriptional regulator encodes MPVDKTKEQVVQEFRTQAIEAAAVRVIAEKGLAGATMQAIAEEAGVAKGTLYLYFESRADLLQKAAEATFSEILERLEAVFAQELQFADKIRALVQAQLEFVDSHRDFFRLYVAVRYAGSDIAEGSRLERPTISQFQTYMRRLTELLAEAVKAGHLGSVDPTKLALFMTEGINAILLHRLEEAEPPEAEAEAAWITDFLVGRK; translated from the coding sequence ATGCCCGTTGACAAGACGAAAGAACAAGTCGTTCAGGAGTTCCGGACCCAGGCGATCGAGGCGGCGGCGGTCCGCGTGATCGCCGAAAAGGGCCTCGCCGGAGCGACGATGCAGGCGATCGCCGAGGAGGCAGGAGTCGCCAAGGGTACCCTCTACCTGTATTTCGAGAGCCGGGCCGACCTCTTGCAGAAGGCGGCGGAAGCGACCTTTTCGGAGATCCTGGAACGGCTGGAGGCGGTGTTTGCCCAAGAGCTGCAGTTCGCCGACAAGATCCGGGCTCTCGTCCAGGCGCAGCTCGAGTTCGTTGACTCTCACCGGGATTTCTTCCGCCTCTACGTCGCGGTCCGCTATGCGGGGAGCGATATCGCTGAGGGTTCCCGCCTGGAGCGGCCGACGATCAGCCAGTTTCAGACCTACATGCGACGGCTGACGGAACTCCTCGCTGAAGCCGTCAAGGCCGGTCACCTGGGGAGCGTCGACCCGACAAAGCTGGCTCTCTTCATGACCGAGGGGATCAACGCAATTCTCCTCCATCGGTTGGAGGAGGCTGAGCCACCCGAGGCGGAAGCCGAGGCTGCCTGGATCACGGATTTCCTGGTGGGGCGCAAATAG